Proteins from a single region of Geothrix sp. PMB-07:
- a CDS encoding glycoside hydrolase family 3 N-terminal domain-containing protein, translated as MTHAHQLLWTGFRGLDPTGVDLPFQPGGVVLFGRNLDPDPELGPARCRALIDGLQARFGAELPLAVAVDQEGGPVSRLRLWTGPTPALRQLWTSGGAPACARWGRLWGEGLRLLGFNVDFAPVVDLWDGHVGTGIGDRAASDKSAEAAAAAGAFLHGLESTGMRGCLKHLPGLGGTTLDSHQGLPALTDEAQVNHNAGAFIPLAHADRLIMVAHLRTPASGPLPASLHRGSVADNPWRLQGRFLPDDMEMGGCADWTWDDRVRLALEAGHQWLLVCQTPEGWTACAEAAAHLPEPSWAPALQASQTMRRNLPAPLPFDPRSWKDWLARLQAAAKEH; from the coding sequence ATGACGCACGCGCACCAGCTCCTCTGGACCGGTTTCCGAGGCCTCGACCCAACCGGTGTGGACCTGCCCTTCCAGCCTGGGGGCGTGGTCCTGTTCGGCCGGAACCTCGATCCTGATCCAGAGCTCGGCCCCGCCCGCTGCCGTGCCCTCATCGATGGCCTTCAGGCACGCTTTGGCGCCGAGCTGCCGCTGGCCGTGGCCGTGGATCAGGAGGGAGGTCCCGTGAGCCGCCTCCGCCTCTGGACCGGCCCCACACCTGCGCTCCGCCAGCTTTGGACCTCCGGCGGCGCGCCCGCCTGCGCCCGGTGGGGACGCCTCTGGGGCGAAGGGTTGCGCCTGCTGGGATTCAACGTGGACTTCGCGCCGGTGGTGGACCTCTGGGATGGTCATGTCGGCACGGGCATTGGAGATCGGGCTGCCAGCGACAAGTCGGCTGAGGCCGCCGCCGCCGCCGGCGCCTTCCTGCACGGGCTGGAATCCACCGGAATGCGCGGCTGCCTCAAGCACCTCCCGGGTCTGGGCGGCACCACGCTGGACAGCCACCAGGGCCTGCCAGCCTTGACTGATGAGGCTCAGGTGAACCACAACGCCGGGGCATTCATACCCTTGGCCCACGCCGATCGGCTGATCATGGTCGCCCATCTGCGCACGCCCGCCAGCGGCCCGCTGCCTGCGAGCCTCCACCGCGGTTCCGTGGCGGACAATCCCTGGCGCTTGCAGGGCCGATTCCTTCCGGACGACATGGAAATGGGCGGTTGCGCGGACTGGACCTGGGACGACCGGGTGCGCTTGGCCCTGGAAGCGGGCCACCAGTGGCTGCTGGTCTGCCAGACACCCGAAGGATGGACGGCCTGCGCGGAGGCCGCGGCGCACCTTCCTGAGCCGAGTTGGGCCCCCGCCCTGCAGGCTTCTCAAACCATGCGCCGGAACCTTCCGGCACCCCTTCCCTTCGATCCCCGGTCCTGGAAGGACTGGCTGGCGCGGCTGCAAGCGGCCGCGAAGGAGCATTGA
- a CDS encoding diguanylate cyclase has translation MAGRILIVDDNAMIRSEIKAVLMKDGGFTHFLEASDGLTAFKIIMENPPDLVLCDLVMPGFDGLKFLGLKASRKELEQIPVIILTAEDDLDRKAEILERGASDYVTKPFHEKELLARVRIHTKLKLLQDELREKNLQLEDLSVTDPLTGLANRRRLMTRLEEEVHRARRLKTPLSVVMIDIDHFKQVNDAHGHAMGDEVLRNIGGMLKGSVRATDLAARYGGEELTLVLPHTDLPAARQVAENLRQKFAELDHSLDGVSIRKTASMGVATREGQADSPDAENLLKKADEALYRAKQGGRNRVEASGE, from the coding sequence ATGGCGGGCCGCATTCTCATCGTCGACGACAACGCGATGATTCGCAGCGAGATCAAAGCCGTGCTCATGAAGGACGGCGGTTTCACGCATTTCCTGGAGGCTTCCGACGGCCTCACCGCCTTCAAGATCATCATGGAGAATCCGCCGGATCTGGTGCTCTGCGATCTGGTGATGCCCGGCTTCGATGGATTGAAATTCCTGGGCCTCAAGGCCAGCCGCAAGGAATTGGAACAAATCCCCGTCATCATCCTCACCGCCGAGGACGACCTGGACCGCAAGGCGGAAATCCTCGAACGGGGCGCCTCCGACTACGTCACCAAGCCCTTCCATGAGAAGGAGCTGCTGGCCCGGGTGCGCATCCACACCAAGCTGAAATTGCTGCAGGACGAGCTGCGGGAAAAGAACCTCCAGCTTGAGGATCTTTCCGTGACCGATCCACTCACGGGCCTGGCCAACCGGCGCCGGCTCATGACGCGCCTCGAGGAGGAAGTCCACCGGGCCCGCCGCCTGAAGACGCCCCTGTCCGTCGTGATGATCGACATCGATCACTTCAAGCAGGTGAACGACGCCCATGGCCACGCCATGGGCGACGAAGTGCTGCGCAACATCGGCGGCATGCTGAAAGGCAGTGTGCGGGCCACGGATCTGGCCGCCCGCTACGGGGGCGAGGAGTTGACCCTCGTCTTGCCGCACACGGACCTGCCCGCGGCCCGGCAGGTGGCCGAGAACCTCCGTCAGAAGTTCGCGGAGCTGGACCACAGCCTGGATGGCGTGTCCATCCGCAAGACTGCCAGCATGGGCGTAGCCACCCGGGAGGGGCAGGCCGATTCTCCCGATGCTGAGAACCTGCTGAAGAAGGCCGATGAGGCCCTTTATCGCGCCAAGCAAGGCGGCCGCAACCGGGTGGAAGCATCGGGGGAATAG
- the metK gene encoding methionine adenosyltransferase encodes MATQGRHLFTSESVTEGHPDKMADQISDAVLDAALKDDPRSRVACETLLTTGLVLVAGEITTETYIPVASLVRDVVKDIGYDHHIKGFDYNTCAVMVTIDQQSPDIAMGVDTGGAGDQGLMFGYACSDTPELMPAPIHFSHLLTRKLSAVRKNGQLPWLRPDGKSQVTVEFDGDTVKRIHTVVISTQHDEHVTQNNIRDSILQDVIKASLPADLLDAQTIYHVNPTGRFVVGGPMGDTGLTGRKIIVDTYGGSGHHGGGAFSGKDPSKVDRSAAYMGRYIAKNIVAAGLASRCEIQLAYAIGVAEPVSIAVDTFDTGQVSDEAIVRAVRSVFSCTPKAMIEALDLRKPIYRATSAYGHFGRPEFSWEKTDKIEALRQAAK; translated from the coding sequence ATGGCCACCCAGGGGCGGCACCTGTTCACGTCCGAAAGCGTCACTGAAGGCCATCCAGACAAGATGGCGGATCAGATCTCCGATGCGGTGCTCGACGCTGCCCTGAAGGATGATCCCCGCAGCCGCGTGGCCTGTGAAACCCTGCTGACCACGGGCCTCGTGCTGGTGGCCGGAGAAATTACCACCGAAACCTACATTCCCGTGGCCTCCCTGGTGCGGGACGTGGTCAAGGACATTGGTTACGACCACCACATCAAGGGCTTCGACTACAACACCTGCGCCGTGATGGTGACCATCGATCAGCAGAGCCCCGACATCGCCATGGGCGTGGACACCGGCGGCGCTGGCGACCAGGGCCTGATGTTCGGCTATGCCTGCAGCGACACGCCCGAGTTGATGCCCGCGCCCATCCACTTCAGCCACCTGCTGACCCGCAAGCTGTCAGCGGTGCGCAAGAACGGCCAGCTGCCCTGGCTGCGGCCCGACGGCAAATCGCAGGTCACCGTCGAATTCGATGGCGACACGGTGAAGCGCATCCACACGGTGGTGATCTCCACCCAGCACGACGAGCACGTCACCCAGAACAACATCCGCGACAGCATCCTCCAGGATGTCATCAAGGCCTCACTGCCCGCCGACCTGCTGGACGCCCAGACCATCTACCACGTGAACCCCACCGGGCGCTTCGTGGTGGGCGGGCCCATGGGCGACACGGGCCTCACGGGCCGGAAGATCATCGTGGACACCTATGGCGGCAGCGGCCATCACGGCGGCGGCGCGTTCTCCGGCAAGGATCCCAGCAAGGTGGATCGTAGCGCTGCCTACATGGGCCGTTACATCGCCAAGAACATCGTGGCCGCGGGCCTGGCCAGCCGCTGCGAGATCCAGTTGGCCTACGCCATCGGCGTGGCTGAGCCTGTTTCGATTGCCGTGGACACCTTCGACACCGGGCAGGTGTCCGATGAAGCCATCGTCCGCGCGGTGCGCAGCGTCTTCAGCTGCACGCCCAAGGCCATGATCGAGGCCCTGGACCTGCGCAAGCCCATCTACCGAGCCACCTCCGCCTATGGTCACTTCGGCCGTCCTGAATTCAGCTGGGAAAAGACGGACAAGATCGAGGCTCTGCGCCAGGCCGCGAAGTAG
- a CDS encoding 1-acyl-sn-glycerol-3-phosphate acyltransferase, whose product MAASRTARLLARIWFRGLQREGPDLPSGPCLILLNHLNGLLDPLAAAALLDRRAGWLAKATLWKIALLRPFLTAFRAIPVTRPKDGGATRASILESFRKVHEVLAQGGSVAMFPEGVSHTHADLEPLKTGAARIALSCPVPLAVVPAGLVYGDRGRFRHSVLLRLGEPVPFADLVARGTGPETVAELTGRIREALKPLTLHGADERSLALAQQVAWLMAEAPGSRVDLEALRRRVQGLLPHLAALPEATFASLETRVQEVQAWLRERGLRPDQVGHPYPGAEVRRWFPGAMLRLSLAVVLAVPWLLFWPPYRLAGWIAARFTDEGDLTATLKLLGGLLLLPLWALLLAGAVAWPWGGWAALLPWLALGMVVLGQPLLERAGEDLQAIRGFLRRRDPAVPELLEAREQLLKAFPVLARG is encoded by the coding sequence ATGGCCGCCAGCCGGACCGCGCGGCTCCTGGCCCGGATCTGGTTCCGGGGCCTGCAAAGGGAAGGACCGGATCTTCCCAGCGGGCCCTGCCTCATCCTTCTGAACCATCTCAACGGTTTGCTGGATCCCCTGGCTGCGGCGGCCCTGCTGGATCGCCGGGCGGGTTGGCTGGCCAAGGCCACGCTCTGGAAGATCGCTCTGCTCCGGCCCTTCCTGACGGCCTTCCGGGCCATTCCCGTGACCCGGCCCAAGGACGGCGGGGCCACCAGGGCCTCGATCCTGGAGAGCTTCCGGAAGGTCCATGAGGTGCTGGCCCAGGGCGGGTCCGTGGCCATGTTCCCCGAAGGCGTGAGCCACACCCATGCAGACCTGGAACCCCTGAAAACCGGTGCTGCCCGGATTGCCCTCAGCTGTCCGGTGCCCCTGGCGGTGGTTCCGGCGGGACTGGTTTATGGGGACCGGGGGCGCTTTCGTCACAGCGTGCTGTTGCGGCTGGGTGAACCCGTTCCTTTTGCGGATTTGGTGGCCCGCGGCACCGGACCCGAGACCGTGGCCGAACTGACGGGCCGCATCCGTGAGGCCCTCAAGCCGCTCACATTGCATGGCGCCGACGAACGCAGCCTGGCCCTGGCCCAGCAGGTGGCTTGGCTTATGGCGGAGGCCCCGGGCAGCCGCGTGGATCTGGAAGCCCTGCGGCGACGGGTCCAGGGCCTGCTGCCCCATCTGGCCGCACTTCCGGAAGCCACCTTCGCCAGCTTGGAAACCCGTGTGCAGGAGGTGCAGGCCTGGCTGCGGGAGCGGGGCCTGCGCCCCGATCAGGTGGGCCATCCCTATCCTGGGGCTGAAGTGCGCCGCTGGTTTCCGGGCGCGATGCTGCGGTTGTCTCTGGCGGTGGTCCTGGCGGTGCCCTGGCTTCTGTTCTGGCCGCCCTACCGATTGGCCGGGTGGATCGCCGCCCGCTTCACGGATGAGGGGGATCTGACCGCCACCCTCAAGCTGCTGGGTGGTCTGCTGCTGCTGCCGCTCTGGGCTTTGCTCCTGGCTGGCGCCGTGGCTTGGCCGTGGGGAGGCTGGGCGGCACTCCTCCCCTGGCTGGCGCTGGGCATGGTCGTTCTCGGGCAGCCCCTCCTGGAACGGGCGGGTGAAGACCTTCAGGCCATTCGGGGTTTTCTTCGCCGACGTGATCCAGCCGTGCCAGAGCTTCTTGAGGCCCGAGAACAACTGCTCAAGGCCTTTCCGGTCCTGGCTCGGGGCTAA